From a single Bacillus pseudomycoides DSM 12442 genomic region:
- a CDS encoding phage protein, whose translation MNQYQMLYSTPYLYSSRTLNQMYKSTKSEENICAIQEHMQRHEVYLDPQYRGYYYLSQKIEEDLYGDEHAVSWNELLDDYQLYRDRKGNLSIKPKGWD comes from the coding sequence ATGAATCAATATCAAATGTTGTATAGTACACCGTATCTTTATTCCTCTCGAACATTGAATCAAATGTATAAAAGTACTAAAAGTGAAGAAAACATATGCGCTATACAAGAGCATATGCAACGACATGAAGTTTATTTAGACCCACAGTACCGAGGATATTATTATTTAAGTCAAAAAATTGAAGAAGATCTATATGGTGATGAACATGCTGTAAGTTGGAATGAGTTATTAGATGATTACCAACTATACAGGGATCGTAAAGGGAACTTATCTATTAAACCGAAGGGATGGGACTAA